CAGCCATCCAGGACCTCACGAATCTGCTCCGTACTTTCCATGGCGGCTTCCCGGCCAATATCTGGATTGGCTCCTGCTCCCAGACCTTTTGTCAACTTTTCTCCCAACTGCAGTTTAAATTCGGCTTTAGAGTGTTTCAAGGCCTGGACGTCTGTATTGGCAGTGATGAAGGTTACCCCTTTCATGGACGAACAGATCATATTGTTTACGGCATTACCGCCGCCGCCACCGACGCCGACCACTTTTATCTGGGCATTGCTTTCCATTTCAATTTCCAGGTATTCCATCTCTTCCTCCTTCCCCTTGCTTTTAGCCATTTGCTCCTGCCTTGCGCATTCAAAAAATAAACTAACTAATATCCACAAACCACTTACGCATCCTGGATAGGATACGGTTAAAGATATTTTTATCCCGAATTCGAAACCGCTGCTCAGAGCTTTCCTTTTCTGCTCCATATCTCAAAAGCCCCACAGCAGTGGCATACATCGGGCTATTGACAACATCCTTTAGTCCCCCAATTTGGATAGGATATCCTATACGGGTGGGCAGATTAAAAATCTGTTCAGCCAGCTCCTGCACCCCTTCGATTAATGCTGCTCCTCCGGTTAAAACTACTCCGGCTCCAATGGTTTTTTTGTATCCGGACTTAATCAGTTCCTGATCAACCAGAGCCAGAAGCTCCTCCATTCTAGGCTCGCAAATCTCGGCCAGAACATGCCTCGACAAACGCCTGGGAGGCCTGCCGCCCACACTTGGCACCTCGATCACCTCATCCTGTTGAACGAGATCAGCCAGAGCGCAACCGTATTTGATTTTAATCTGTTCCGCGGCCACCATTGGAGTCCTCAAACCAAAAGCAATATCATTGGTCAAATTGGTCCCGCCTATGGCCAGGACACTAGTATGCTTAATAGAATCATTATTAAAAACGGCCAAATCTGTTGTTCCTCCACCAATATCCACCAAGGCTACGCCTATCTCCCGTTCCTCTTCTGTCAGCACGGCCTTGGCCGAGGCAAGGGATTCCAAAACAATATCCTCCACATCCAACCCCGAACGATGACAGGATCGAACAATATTCTGGGCACTGCTTACAGCTCCGGTGACAATATGTACCTTTACCTCCAGCCTGACACCTGCCATCCCCAGCGGATCAGCAATGCCACGCTGATCATCAACAATAAACTCCTGGGGTAAAATATGGATAACTTCGCGATCCAGGGGAATAGCTACAGCCTTGGCCGCATCAATAACCCGCTCAACATCCCTGGTGCTGACTTCTCCGCCCTTAAC
This region of Desulfovulcanus ferrireducens genomic DNA includes:
- the ftsA gene encoding cell division protein FtsA, whose product is MAKSDLIVGLDLGTTKICAVVGEISPDGVDVVGIGTSPSTGLRKGVVVNIEQTVQSIKKALEEAELMAGCEIRSVYAGIAGSHIKGFNSHGVIAVKGGEVSTRDVERVIDAAKAVAIPLDREVIHILPQEFIVDDQRGIADPLGMAGVRLEVKVHIVTGAVSSAQNIVRSCHRSGLDVEDIVLESLASAKAVLTEEEREIGVALVDIGGGTTDLAVFNNDSIKHTSVLAIGGTNLTNDIAFGLRTPMVAAEQIKIKYGCALADLVQQDEVIEVPSVGGRPPRRLSRHVLAEICEPRMEELLALVDQELIKSGYKKTIGAGVVLTGGAALIEGVQELAEQIFNLPTRIGYPIQIGGLKDVVNSPMYATAVGLLRYGAEKESSEQRFRIRDKNIFNRILSRMRKWFVDIS